The Halobellus sp. MBLA0158 genome has a window encoding:
- a CDS encoding NosD domain-containing protein has translation MALLSPSGTAWLTAGVALVLVVASLSFALTPASGETLRPVDFEDTVSMGGTGVDARRAEAEGFALPRAQVFYSGYRYVVGYVGIETVASELGDASARRQFGDPLAVYVSDFSTVTPTLTDEGYVVPERGRAVGWTPAESAHFVVDSDARIPSGTIVVPFSERDDAERFAAAHGGSVAGWEALKDSAGDPLDARLAEFEASIEERQAWANRTVGEAAERRDRPVSVVVGSGGAAASGTPADVETAPTVAAAVGSAPPNTTVYVPAGSYDVDQVVLNRSVTLAGAGAGATATGGAGGDGAAPPTTLRGDGNGTVVVVRADGAAVTDLRIAGVGDIGSRGRERRNESADWDTTVQLAYGYGDAGIVLDGAAGAAVADVAIDTPASGVIVRESPQSVISGLTVRGADTASEGFMSVVLIGAPSVVEDSTFLGGRDGVYTHRADGSVIRDNRADPGRYGVHEMYTSASLVANNTVRDAQAGVIVMTRPTRNLVVGNDVRDSTYGVVPAGGASYYARNVVAGNEYGITVAGDRNAFVGNVVVDNRVGARAGEILPSNWVVRNDFVGNGRAVEARIGPLRTWSHRGVGNHWGALPIADGDGDGVYDRPYRPTGPVDSRLGAAAGATTLAQSPAVATLRRVQDAVSGLRQSGVVDAAARTRPFHPDLVAAARNASESAASDGSSTPVPEPTHGPTGGEAA, from the coding sequence ATGGCGCTGCTCTCGCCGTCCGGGACCGCGTGGCTGACCGCGGGGGTCGCGCTCGTGCTCGTCGTCGCGAGCCTCTCGTTCGCGCTGACGCCGGCCAGCGGCGAGACGCTCCGCCCCGTGGACTTCGAGGACACCGTGAGTATGGGCGGGACGGGCGTCGACGCCCGGCGGGCCGAAGCCGAGGGATTCGCGCTCCCCCGCGCCCAGGTGTTCTACTCCGGATACCGCTACGTCGTCGGCTACGTCGGCATCGAGACCGTCGCGAGCGAACTCGGCGACGCGAGCGCCCGGCGGCAGTTCGGCGACCCGCTCGCGGTCTACGTCTCGGACTTCTCGACGGTCACGCCGACCCTGACCGACGAGGGCTACGTCGTCCCCGAGCGCGGCCGCGCGGTCGGCTGGACGCCCGCCGAGAGCGCCCACTTCGTCGTCGACAGCGACGCGCGAATCCCCTCGGGGACGATCGTCGTGCCCTTCTCCGAGCGTGACGACGCCGAGCGGTTCGCCGCGGCGCACGGGGGTTCGGTCGCCGGCTGGGAGGCGCTGAAAGACAGCGCCGGCGACCCGCTCGACGCTCGACTGGCCGAGTTCGAGGCGTCGATCGAAGAGCGTCAGGCCTGGGCGAACCGGACGGTCGGCGAAGCCGCCGAGCGACGTGACCGGCCCGTGAGCGTCGTCGTCGGCAGCGGCGGCGCCGCGGCTTCGGGCACGCCTGCGGACGTAGAGACCGCGCCGACGGTCGCGGCCGCGGTCGGGAGCGCGCCGCCGAACACGACCGTCTACGTCCCGGCCGGGAGCTACGACGTCGACCAGGTCGTGCTGAACCGCTCGGTGACGCTGGCCGGCGCTGGCGCTGGTGCGACTGCGACCGGCGGAGCGGGCGGCGACGGAGCCGCGCCCCCGACGACCCTCCGCGGCGACGGCAACGGGACCGTCGTCGTGGTCAGGGCCGATGGCGCCGCCGTGACGGACCTCCGGATCGCGGGCGTCGGCGACATCGGAAGCCGCGGCCGCGAGCGCCGGAACGAGTCGGCGGACTGGGACACCACGGTCCAGCTGGCCTACGGCTACGGCGACGCCGGGATCGTCCTCGACGGGGCGGCCGGCGCCGCCGTCGCGGACGTCGCGATCGATACGCCCGCGAGCGGCGTCATCGTCCGCGAGAGCCCGCAGAGCGTGATTTCGGGACTGACCGTCCGCGGCGCCGACACGGCCAGCGAGGGCTTTATGAGCGTCGTGCTTATCGGCGCGCCGAGCGTCGTCGAGGACTCGACGTTTCTCGGCGGCCGAGACGGCGTCTACACCCACCGCGCGGACGGGAGCGTCATCCGCGACAACCGCGCGGACCCGGGCCGGTACGGCGTCCACGAGATGTACACCTCCGCGTCGCTGGTCGCGAACAACACCGTCCGCGACGCCCAGGCCGGCGTCATCGTGATGACGCGTCCGACCAGGAATCTCGTGGTCGGCAACGACGTGCGCGACAGCACCTACGGCGTCGTACCGGCAGGCGGCGCCTCCTACTACGCCCGCAACGTCGTCGCCGGCAACGAGTACGGGATCACCGTCGCGGGCGACCGGAACGCCTTCGTCGGCAACGTCGTCGTCGACAACCGCGTCGGCGCGCGGGCAGGCGAGATCCTGCCGTCGAACTGGGTCGTCCGCAACGACTTCGTCGGCAACGGACGCGCGGTGGAGGCGAGAATCGGCCCGCTCCGGACGTGGTCCCACCGCGGCGTCGGCAACCACTGGGGCGCGCTCCCGATCGCCGACGGCGACGGGGACGGCGTCTACGACCGGCCGTACCGTCCCACGGGGCCGGTGGACTCCCGGCTCGGCGCGGCCGCGGGCGCGACGACGCTCGCGCAGTCGCCCGCGGTGGCGACGCTCCGGCGGGTCCAAGACGCCGTCTCCGGCCTCCGGCAGTCGGGCGTCGTCGACGCCGCCGCCCGGACGCGGCCCTTCCACCCCGATCTCGTCGCGGCCGCGCGGAACGCGTCCGAATCGGCCGCCTCGGACGGATCGAGCACGCCCGTCCCCGAGCCGACACACGGACCGACCGGGGGTGAGGCGGCGTGA
- a CDS encoding FAD-dependent oxidoreductase, which yields MDATVTVSAVRDVGPHTIALELESPDGFDAEPGQFVKLRGTVDGEDYARFYTLSSPDADATFEVTVGVDPDEAGPFSQYLLDLAAGDTLEISGPFGRSFYDGEPRAVVLAGGPGIGPAVGIAEAAVAGGNEAAIVYQTDAPAHEDRLDALEDAGVSIVVTDGDITDAVGDAATGAEGEQIFVYGFADFVDDATAALEAASVDTDRAKFENFG from the coding sequence ATGGACGCGACAGTCACCGTCAGTGCGGTCCGCGACGTCGGACCCCACACGATCGCACTCGAACTGGAGTCGCCGGACGGATTCGACGCCGAGCCCGGGCAGTTCGTGAAGCTCCGCGGCACCGTCGACGGCGAGGACTACGCCCGGTTCTACACGCTCTCGTCGCCCGACGCAGACGCGACGTTCGAGGTCACCGTCGGCGTCGATCCCGACGAGGCGGGCCCGTTCAGTCAGTACCTCCTCGATCTTGCCGCGGGCGACACCCTGGAGATTTCCGGGCCGTTCGGGCGGAGCTTCTACGACGGGGAACCGCGCGCGGTCGTCCTCGCGGGCGGCCCGGGGATCGGCCCCGCGGTCGGGATCGCCGAGGCGGCCGTCGCCGGCGGCAACGAGGCCGCGATCGTCTACCAGACCGACGCTCCGGCCCACGAGGATCGCCTCGACGCGCTCGAAGACGCCGGCGTGTCGATCGTCGTCACCGACGGCGACATCACCGACGCGGTCGGCGACGCGGCCACCGGCGCCGAGGGCGAGCAGATCTTCGTCTACGGCTTCGCCGACTTCGTCGACGACGCGACGGCGGCGCTCGAAGCGGCGAGCGTCGACACCGACCGGGCGAAGTTCGAGAATTTCGGCTGA
- a CDS encoding ABC transporter permease subunit, with the protein MSEANSEATGATGGGNGDAPERDSDATTWTRSERIRTDLLVVATRELRTIARTPALLALSAAFVASVVAVAWAGTGGGGGFVPLTLDLLTFVEVLVPLLAIAFGYRSILGDRETGELDVLRTFDVPRLAYVGGIYLGRALALVSVVVGALVAVGLLVPLLTADIPTFLAINAAADSGVRYVRFVALAAAFTLVVLAATVAISAAARTVRTAFALAAALAVTLVLGIDTALVAGLAGGFVSEEVVAALLALSPNSAFRGLVLSSAVGVVGGADVAAGNALANAFGLLLWWLGALAIAVWRVWPVVDEIETEM; encoded by the coding sequence ATGAGTGAAGCGAATAGCGAGGCAACCGGGGCGACGGGTGGTGGGAACGGAGACGCCCCCGAGAGGGATTCCGATGCGACGACGTGGACCCGCTCCGAGCGGATCCGGACCGACCTGCTGGTCGTCGCGACGCGCGAACTCCGGACCATCGCCCGGACGCCCGCGTTGCTGGCGCTGTCTGCGGCGTTCGTCGCGAGCGTTGTCGCCGTTGCCTGGGCGGGCACGGGCGGCGGCGGGGGGTTCGTCCCCCTCACGCTGGACCTGCTCACGTTCGTCGAGGTGCTGGTGCCCCTCCTGGCAATCGCGTTCGGATACCGGTCGATCCTCGGCGACCGCGAGACGGGCGAACTGGACGTCCTCCGGACGTTCGACGTCCCCCGGCTCGCCTACGTCGGCGGGATCTACCTCGGGCGCGCGCTGGCGCTGGTGAGCGTCGTCGTCGGGGCGCTCGTCGCCGTCGGCCTGCTCGTCCCGCTTCTCACCGCGGACATCCCGACGTTCCTGGCGATCAACGCCGCGGCCGATTCGGGCGTCCGCTACGTCCGCTTCGTGGCGCTCGCGGCGGCGTTCACGCTCGTCGTCCTCGCGGCGACGGTCGCCATCTCCGCGGCGGCCCGGACCGTCCGGACGGCCTTCGCGCTCGCGGCCGCGCTCGCGGTGACGCTCGTGTTGGGGATCGATACAGCGCTCGTGGCCGGGCTGGCCGGCGGCTTCGTCTCCGAGGAGGTAGTGGCGGCGCTGCTGGCGCTGAGCCCCAACAGCGCGTTCCGCGGGCTCGTGCTCTCGTCGGCCGTGGGCGTCGTCGGCGGGGCCGACGTCGCCGCGGGAAACGCGCTGGCGAACGCGTTCGGCCTCTTGCTCTGGTGGCTCGGCGCCCTCGCGATCGCCGTCTGGCGGGTCTGGCCGGTCGTCGATGAGATCGAGACCGAGATGTGA
- a CDS encoding ABC transporter ATP-binding protein has protein sequence MSDGASEGPSGDAVALRADGIEQAFGDVEVLSGVDLTVERGEVAAVVGPNGSGKSTLLRVLAGLDGAAGGDVAVPSGAGGARRVGFLPQQPAFREGFTARDTLEFYASLLPGVGSNAVAATLGRVGLADVGDRAVGSLSGGMTRLLGLGQAVLGDPAVLLLDEPGSGLDPAMVERLFAVVGDLAAEGTGVVVASHELPAVEAHADTVYVLDDGGFVASGAPATLLDETDTASLSEAFLRLVRAEAGESTVRAGAGGGGSESGDAEETEVRDDE, from the coding sequence GTGAGCGACGGCGCGAGCGAGGGTCCGAGCGGGGACGCGGTCGCCCTGCGCGCAGACGGTATCGAACAGGCGTTCGGCGACGTCGAGGTGCTCTCGGGCGTGGACCTGACGGTCGAGCGCGGCGAGGTCGCGGCGGTCGTCGGTCCCAACGGATCGGGGAAGTCGACCCTGCTCCGGGTCCTCGCGGGCCTCGACGGGGCCGCCGGCGGCGACGTCGCGGTCCCGAGCGGCGCCGGGGGCGCCCGGCGCGTGGGCTTCCTCCCCCAGCAGCCCGCGTTCCGCGAGGGCTTCACCGCCCGCGACACCCTGGAATTCTACGCGTCGCTGCTCCCGGGCGTCGGGAGCAACGCCGTCGCGGCCACGCTCGGTCGAGTCGGCCTCGCCGACGTGGGCGACCGCGCGGTCGGCTCGCTCTCGGGCGGAATGACCCGACTGCTCGGCCTCGGACAGGCCGTCCTCGGCGATCCCGCGGTACTGCTCCTCGACGAGCCCGGCAGCGGCCTCGACCCCGCGATGGTCGAGCGGCTGTTCGCCGTGGTCGGCGATCTCGCCGCGGAGGGCACAGGCGTCGTCGTCGCATCCCACGAGCTCCCGGCCGTCGAGGCCCACGCCGACACCGTCTACGTCCTCGACGACGGCGGGTTCGTGGCGAGCGGCGCGCCCGCGACGCTCCTCGACGAGACCGATACCGCATCGCTCTCGGAGGCGTTCCTCCGGCTCGTCCGCGCTGAGGCCGGGGAATCGACGGTGCGGGCCGGCGCCGGCGGAGGCGGAAGCGAAAGCGGAGACGCCGAGGAAACGGAGGTGCGGGACGATGAGTGA